In Zymoseptoria tritici IPO323 chromosome 7, whole genome shotgun sequence, a single genomic region encodes these proteins:
- a CDS encoding SFK1-like membrane protein (Shows sequence similarity to SFK1 of yeasts. SFK1 is a Plasma membrane protein that may act together with or upstream of Stt4p to generate normal levels of the essential phospholipid PI4P, at least partially mediates proper localization of Stt4p to the plasma membrane. ...), which produces MFGISYWFLPIFAGCTWLGTLLAMLGRWIAIGSPHYTTMNDTQHIAYISDIGATPWGKPLFIAGSAVTVVVFNLAFLSERWLRHKGRLAKNYNWTEKILNICALIAAIAGACGLILLTIFDTKRYPNIHVAMLCLFIGGYIVSAIFICAEYQRLGIHYRQYSILAASFWIKLAFIFIEVALVIAFGIMSNQSHWNRAAVLEWTISLVYIFYVWSFFIDFLPAVKTKDPEDRYVHPKVLAEHDVNRASTEQGGNLMGGPVYTSGGVGGTGESYQMRENGLRPVAQNF; this is translated from the exons atgttCGGCATCTCCTACTGGTTCCTCCCCATCTTCGCCGGCTGCACATGGCTCG GtaccctcctcgccatgcTCGGCCGCTGGATCGCCATCGGTAGCCCACACTACACCACCATGAACGACACCCAACACATCGCCTACATCTCCGACATCGGCGCGACACCCTGGGGGAAACCACTCTTCATCGCAGGATCCGCCGTGACAGTCGTCGTCTTCAACCTCGCTTTCCTGTCAGAACGATGGCTCAGACATAAAGGCCGCCTAGCGAAGAATTACAACTGGACAGAGAAAATCCTCAACATCTGCGCCTTGATCGCAGCCATCGCGGGCGCATGCGGACTCATCCTCTTGACCATTTTCGACACGAAACGATACCCGAACATCCACGTCGCCATGTTGTGTCTGTTCAT CGGCGGCTACATCGTCTCAGCAATCTTCATCTGCGCCGAATACCAACGCCTCGGAATCCACTACCGCCAATACTCCATCCTGGCCGCCTCCTTCTGGATCAAACTggccttcatcttcatcgaagTCGCCCTGGTCATCGCCTTCGGAATCATGTCCAACCAATCCCACTGGAACCGCGCCGCCGTGCTCGAATGGACCATCTCTCTCGTCTACATTTTCTACGTCTGGTCCTTTTTCATCGACTTTTTACCCGCCGTCAAGACGAAGGATCCGGAGGATCGCTATGTGCACCCGAAAGTGTTGGCGGAACATGATGTCAATCGCGCGAGTACGGAACAGGGCGGGAATTTGATGGGTGGGCCGGTGTATACGAGTGGAGGCGTGGGAGGGACGGGGGAGAGTTATCAGATGAGGGAGAATGGGCTGAGGCCGGTGGCGCAGAATTTTTGA
- a CDS encoding proteasome core particle subunit beta 6: MAAMFNSAALSNEPGFSFASTPQSQHSAPKQHGFYPYTDNGGSTLGISGSDFTILAGDTRSTSGYNINTRYAPKLFKIGGEGPDQTGARIVLSVVGFAADGHALKERLDTVVKMYKYQHGKDMPVHACAQRLSHILYGKRFFPFYVTAILGGIDDEGKGALYSYDPVGSYEREQCRAAGAAASLIMPFLDNQVNLKNQTDPAQPQGLEKVGLVPKPLSREHVEELVRDAFTSAVERHIEVGDGLQLMVITKEGVVETYSELKKD; the protein is encoded by the exons ATGGCGGCCATGTTCAACTCGGCAGCTCTCTCCAACGAACCcggcttctccttcgcatcAACACCACAATCGCAGCACTCTGCACCGAAACAACATGGTTTCTACCC CTACACCGACAATGGCGGCTCCACCCTCGGAATCAGCGGTAGCGACTTCACCATCCTCGCCGGCGACACACGCAGCACTTCCGGCTACAACATCAACACCCGCTACGCCCCCAAACTCTTCAAAATCGGCGGCGAAGGTCCCGATCAAACCGGCGCCCGCATCGTCCTCTCCGTCGTAGGTTTCGCCGCCGACGGCCACGCCCTGAAAGAGCGCCTCGACACCGTCGTCAAGATGTACAAATACCAGCACGGCAAGGACATGCCCGTCCACGCCTGCGCTCAACGCCTATCCCATATCCTCTACGGCAAGCGCTTCTTCCCGTTCTACGTCACGGCGATTCTCGGGGGTATCGACGATGAGGGCAAGGGAGCGCTGTACAGCTACGATCCCGTGGGCAGCTACGAGCGGGAACAATGTCGTGCGGCGGGTGCGGCGGCGAGTCTGATTATGCCGTTCTTGGACAATCAGGTCAATTTGAAGAATCAGACGGATCCGGCGCAGCCGCAAGGGTTGGAGAAGGTGGGACTTGTGCCAAAGCCGTTGAGCAGGGAGCATGTGGAGGAGCTGGTGAGAGATGCGTTTACGAGCGCAGTGGAGAGGCATATTGAGGTGGGTGATGGGTTGCAGTTGATGGTGATTACGAAGGAGGGGGTGGTGGAGACGTATTCGGAGTTGAAGAAGGATTGA
- a CDS encoding 60S ribosomal protein L36, which produces MAREVQQKSGIIAGLNAGHKVTPRQSKPRVSRMKGHLSKRTAFVRDVVKEVAGLAPYERRVIELLRNSKDKRARKLAKKRLGTFGRAKRKVDEMTNVIAQAKRA; this is translated from the exons ATGGCTCGCGAAGTTCAGCAAAAGAGCGGCATCATTGCCGGCCTCAATGCTGGCCAC AAAGTCACACCACGCCAATCCAAGCCGCGTGTGTCGCGCATGAAGGGACACCTCAGCAAGCGCACTGCTTTCGTCCGTGATGTCGTGAAAGAGGTTGCCGG CCTCGCCCCATACGAGCGCCGCGTCATCGAACTTCTCCGTAACAGCAAGGACAAGCGCGCCCGCAAGCTCGCAAAGAAGAGACTCGGAACATTCGGCCGTGCGAAGAGAAAGGTGGACGAGATGACCAACGTCATCGCCCAGGCAAAGAGAGCATAG